One segment of Leptodactylus fuscus isolate aLepFus1 chromosome 7, aLepFus1.hap2, whole genome shotgun sequence DNA contains the following:
- the LOC142212705 gene encoding prostaglandin D2 receptor-like, which produces MELYPCSNSRAIQGDYSVIPSSLLFSAGLLGNIIAIFILWQHKLQSKKSTSVFYILVTGLTITNLMGKCLVSPMVSAAYSKNQTLVEMVENRTLCNVFSFLMIFFGLAPMLILLAMALDCWIALANPFFYHMHITKRFAMLVPVIVYIFSAIFCSLPFFGIGKFEQYCPGTWCFIQMTVEGSEPKVLAYSLLYGTLMGVLVVTIIICNVGTMRLLYQMYQIQNQRNFIKIGPKEEFVKQPGMETLDHLILLAVMTILFSVCSLPLTFRVYIGAFTGGKNEYADLIVLRFLSMNSIVDPWIFIICRTSRFHTHVHKLCSRIHSTSNNPSQLLDESPKSTL; this is translated from the exons ATGGAGCTTTACCCATGTTCTAATAGCCGTGCTATCCAAGGGGATTATTCAGTGATACCCAGCTCCTTGCTGTTTTCTGCTGGTCTGCTAGGAAATATCATCGCCATCTTCATACTATGGCAACACAAGTTACAATCAAAGAAAAGTACCTCTGTATTTTACATCTTGGTCACTGGTCTGACCATTACCAACCTGATGGGAAAATGTTTGGTGAGTcccatggtgtctgctgcttacTCCAAAAACCAAACGCTGGTGGAGATGGTTGAGAATCGGACCTTATGCAATGTCTTCAGCTTCTTAATGATTTTCTTTGGATTGGCCCCAATGCTTATTCTTCTGGCCATGGCTCTGGATTGTTGGATTGCTCTAGCAAACCCATTCTTTTATCATATGCATATCACCAAAAGATTTGCTATGCTGGTCCCAGTGATTGTATATATCTTCAGTGCTATCTTCTGTTCACTCCCGTTCTTTGGCATTGGGAAATTTGAGCAGTATTGTCCAGGGACCTGGTGCTTTATACAAATGACTGTGGAGGGCTCAGAGCCTAAGGTACTTGCGTATTCTTTGCTGTATGGTACACTAATGGGAGTATTGGTTGTAACCATTATCATCTGCAATGTTGGTACCATGAGACTCCTTTACCAGATGTACCAAATACAGAACCAGAGGAATTTCATCAAAATTGGACCAAAGGAAGAATTTGTTAAGCAACCTGGAATGGAGACGCTAGATCACCTAATTCTCTTGGCAGTAATGACAATCCTTTTCTCGGTTTGCTCCCTTCCGTTAACT TTTCGAGTCTACATTGGAGCCTTCACAGGAGGGAAGAATGAATATGCTGACCTAATAGTCTTGAGGTTTCTCTCAATGAATTCTATAGTGGATCCATGGATTTTTATCATCTGTAGGACATCAAGATTTCACACCCATGTGCATAAACTTTGCAGCAGGATTCACTCGACAAGCAACAACCCGAGCCAACTGCTAGATGAGAGCCCCAAAAGTACATTGTAA